A DNA window from Polyangium spumosum contains the following coding sequences:
- a CDS encoding BolA/IbaG family iron-sulfur metabolism protein produces MSYHMTTFQGSIPAAIEQAIKEKINDAVVEVQGGGGHFEISVTSKVFAGKSTLEKHRLVLGAIAHLMAGNDAPVHAVDKLNTKVPS; encoded by the coding sequence GTGTCGTACCACATGACCACGTTCCAGGGCTCGATCCCCGCGGCGATCGAGCAGGCCATCAAGGAAAAGATCAACGACGCCGTGGTGGAGGTGCAGGGCGGGGGAGGGCATTTCGAGATCTCCGTCACGAGCAAGGTCTTCGCGGGCAAGAGCACGCTCGAGAAGCACCGCCTCGTCCTCGGCGCGATCGCGCACCTCATGGCGGGCAACGACGCCCCCGTGCACGCCGTCGACAAACTGAATACCAAAGTCCCCTCGTGA
- a CDS encoding PAS domain-containing protein, with translation MEELPVDVQEIQALQEEAERLRARVTELEAALAAATRRVTLHEAFLEDLPVPVVVTDAAGVVVEINKKSRESLGVPSRELVVGKHNVLHNPSSAASGYTGYIERALRGEAFVTPPTSYDVADTGFGRKREVRWAENAFQPIDVDGERYVLSVNVDVTERVRALRAQEESQQFLRGIVENAPSLVYVKDLAGRYLLVNNQFEQFAHMDRASILGMTDAELFGEHAEEYMEADGRVARTGTPLVREDVLPMGDRVATYVTTKFPLQDIADKTIAVCSISVDVTEQKEAEARARKLQDEVMSLQEATLRALSTPLLPIAEGVVVMPLIGNIDARRAEQVLETLLPGIVENHASIVILDVTGVPVVDAQVANALVQAARAVELLGAEVVLTGIQPAMARTLVDIGIELGRIRTQSTLRGGIAIALARGARTRR, from the coding sequence ATGGAGGAGCTCCCGGTGGACGTGCAAGAAATCCAGGCATTGCAGGAAGAGGCCGAGCGGCTCCGCGCGCGCGTGACCGAGCTCGAAGCGGCCCTCGCGGCCGCGACCCGTCGCGTGACCCTCCACGAGGCGTTCCTCGAGGACCTCCCCGTCCCGGTCGTCGTCACCGACGCCGCGGGGGTGGTGGTCGAAATCAACAAAAAGAGCCGCGAGTCGCTCGGCGTCCCCTCGCGGGAGCTCGTGGTCGGCAAGCACAACGTGCTCCACAATCCCAGCTCGGCGGCCTCGGGTTATACCGGGTACATCGAGAGGGCCCTGCGTGGCGAGGCCTTCGTCACGCCGCCCACTTCGTACGATGTAGCCGATACGGGGTTCGGGCGGAAGCGCGAGGTGCGCTGGGCGGAGAACGCGTTCCAGCCCATCGACGTCGACGGCGAGCGGTACGTGCTCTCGGTGAACGTCGACGTGACCGAGCGGGTCCGGGCGCTGCGCGCGCAGGAGGAGAGCCAGCAGTTCTTGCGCGGGATCGTCGAGAATGCGCCCTCGCTCGTGTACGTGAAGGATCTCGCGGGCCGTTATCTGCTGGTCAATAACCAGTTCGAGCAGTTCGCCCACATGGACCGCGCGTCTATCCTCGGAATGACGGACGCCGAGCTCTTCGGGGAGCACGCCGAGGAGTACATGGAAGCCGACGGGCGCGTGGCCCGGACGGGGACGCCCCTCGTGCGCGAGGACGTGCTCCCCATGGGCGACCGCGTCGCCACCTACGTGACGACGAAGTTCCCGCTGCAGGACATCGCGGACAAGACCATCGCCGTGTGCAGCATCTCGGTCGACGTCACCGAGCAAAAAGAAGCCGAGGCGCGGGCGCGAAAGCTCCAGGACGAGGTGATGTCCCTGCAGGAGGCCACGCTGCGGGCCCTCTCGACGCCGCTCCTGCCGATCGCCGAGGGCGTCGTGGTGATGCCGCTCATCGGCAACATCGACGCTCGCCGCGCCGAGCAGGTGCTCGAGACGTTGCTCCCCGGCATCGTGGAGAACCACGCGTCGATCGTCATCCTCGACGTCACCGGCGTGCCGGTCGTCGACGCGCAGGTCGCGAACGCGCTCGTGCAAGCGGCGCGCGCGGTCGAGCTGCTCGGGGCCGAGGTCGTCCTGACGGGCATCCAGCCGGCGATGGCCCGCACGCTGGTCGACATCGGCATCGAGCTCGGCCGCATCCGGACCCAGAGCACCCTCCGCGGCGGGATCGCCATCGCGCTCGCCCGCGGCGCGCGAACCAGGCGCTAA
- a CDS encoding ion transporter, which translates to MAPRAPSLPHRVAALLDKRPIKIGLALCIIVSLLPLPRVESALRPAFLLIFSLELALRFLALKRPREEIRRFEWFFLVVDLLALLSFLPFEQMGDGRYVAPLLSLRLARLLLLLRFARELAADVYSIVTRREQLQQFALVTVAVWSLAFGAAVVLDHLAVRYDYTGSGLDADADFFDRVWWAFRQLESPDNLVGTIKVPAPIAVLSLGLTIVGVFVVSFIIGIGSNIVDQVVRAERRRPVDYHQHSLVIGPVHDAEMLVREFARLYERNRMLRSAFRPAEILQWLRGRGARPRRHALPRMALLGTTEAPPGYLYEPMMRWVMYREGDGSDPDALGRVSAASAKRAILLSRADAGPDADAVTTMTLASFRAQNADAQVFVEVVESENSALVMAIGGPHTFPLDMPRFLGLFLCQHLVTPGVEALYTDLMTADGSEFYTHLFVEPGEAEAIEALGDAGGFVSFERLARAAYEERGVLLTGVFLGEEAPRRTRGLVPVANLEQWLNPLRDPEEDSGAWKLGARAGKIPTKLLRGIIGVTATYAPLRKYGRDLVMGRGVAPLGREHTSPRPEVHTWAEDTQMARGLLSRVLVVGYSAALPSMVRELARFMPGVSATLVLGERGDERLPLAARLASLGLGLGRDAPPPGREGVTMPLEHGGQVTVYTHRGQDLASFAVACAKKGGPVGAVIFLSEPDAVDRDARTTMRLLRFVGALERGELARGERLHVLAEFASVQKGEHARRLVDAKRCGFASADRLRLSLVSTDRIKNYFMVHSAFVPGVTALYDEILGEYGQEIVRLEPGALAAVAKGSARFDELREALAPRQVIPIAIELRSADAKENEPLEVLLNPPRDRVFDLSEIVALYALAESRDLEEPELRAVRDRPPAFRRAGLPSDAGVA; encoded by the coding sequence ATGGCCCCTCGGGCACCGAGCCTCCCGCATCGCGTCGCCGCGCTGCTCGACAAGCGTCCGATCAAGATCGGGCTCGCGCTCTGCATCATCGTCTCGCTCCTGCCCCTGCCCCGGGTGGAGAGCGCGCTCCGGCCCGCCTTCCTCCTGATCTTCTCGCTCGAGCTCGCGCTGCGCTTCCTCGCGCTCAAGAGGCCCCGCGAGGAGATCCGGCGCTTCGAATGGTTCTTCCTCGTCGTCGATCTGCTCGCGCTCCTGAGCTTCTTGCCCTTCGAGCAGATGGGCGACGGGCGGTACGTCGCGCCGCTGCTCTCGCTCCGGCTCGCGCGGCTCCTGCTGCTCTTGCGGTTCGCGCGCGAGCTCGCGGCCGACGTGTACTCGATCGTGACCCGGCGCGAGCAGCTCCAGCAGTTCGCGCTCGTGACCGTGGCCGTCTGGTCGCTCGCGTTCGGCGCGGCGGTGGTGCTCGATCACCTCGCGGTCCGCTACGACTACACGGGCAGCGGGCTCGACGCGGACGCCGATTTTTTCGATCGGGTGTGGTGGGCGTTCCGGCAGCTCGAGAGCCCGGACAACCTGGTCGGGACGATCAAGGTGCCGGCGCCGATCGCGGTGCTCTCGCTGGGGCTCACGATCGTGGGCGTGTTCGTGGTGTCGTTCATCATCGGCATCGGATCGAACATCGTCGATCAGGTCGTGCGGGCCGAGCGGCGGCGCCCGGTCGACTACCACCAGCACTCGCTCGTCATCGGGCCCGTGCACGACGCGGAGATGCTCGTGCGGGAGTTCGCGCGGCTCTACGAGCGCAACCGCATGTTGCGCAGCGCCTTCCGGCCGGCGGAGATCCTGCAATGGTTACGCGGGCGCGGGGCGAGGCCGCGCAGGCACGCGCTGCCGCGCATGGCGCTGCTCGGGACGACGGAGGCTCCGCCCGGCTACCTCTACGAGCCGATGATGCGCTGGGTGATGTACCGCGAGGGCGACGGCTCGGATCCGGACGCGCTCGGGCGGGTGTCGGCGGCGTCGGCGAAGCGCGCGATCCTGCTCTCGCGCGCGGACGCAGGGCCCGACGCGGACGCGGTGACGACGATGACGCTGGCCTCGTTCCGCGCGCAGAACGCCGACGCGCAGGTCTTCGTCGAGGTGGTGGAGAGCGAGAACAGCGCGCTCGTGATGGCGATCGGCGGGCCTCATACGTTCCCGCTCGACATGCCGCGTTTCCTCGGGCTTTTTTTGTGCCAGCACCTCGTCACGCCGGGGGTCGAGGCGCTGTACACGGACCTCATGACGGCGGACGGGTCCGAGTTCTACACGCACTTGTTCGTCGAGCCCGGCGAGGCCGAGGCGATCGAGGCGCTCGGCGACGCGGGCGGGTTCGTCTCGTTCGAACGGCTCGCGCGCGCGGCGTACGAGGAGCGCGGCGTGCTCTTGACCGGGGTCTTCCTCGGCGAGGAGGCGCCGCGGCGGACGCGGGGGCTCGTGCCCGTGGCGAACCTCGAGCAATGGCTGAACCCGCTCCGCGATCCGGAGGAGGACTCGGGCGCGTGGAAGCTCGGCGCGCGCGCGGGCAAGATCCCGACGAAGCTGCTCCGCGGGATCATCGGCGTCACCGCGACGTACGCGCCGCTGCGCAAGTACGGGCGGGATCTCGTGATGGGGCGCGGCGTCGCGCCGCTCGGCCGCGAGCACACGTCTCCGCGGCCCGAGGTGCACACGTGGGCCGAGGACACGCAGATGGCGCGTGGGCTGCTCTCGCGCGTGCTCGTCGTGGGGTACAGCGCGGCCTTGCCGTCGATGGTGCGTGAGCTCGCGCGGTTCATGCCCGGGGTCTCGGCGACGCTCGTGCTCGGCGAGCGCGGCGACGAGCGTTTGCCGCTCGCGGCGCGCCTCGCGTCGCTCGGCCTCGGCCTCGGGCGGGACGCGCCGCCGCCGGGGCGCGAGGGCGTGACGATGCCGCTCGAGCACGGCGGACAGGTGACGGTGTACACGCACCGCGGGCAGGATCTCGCCTCGTTTGCGGTCGCGTGCGCGAAGAAGGGCGGGCCTGTCGGCGCGGTCATCTTCCTCAGCGAGCCCGACGCGGTCGATCGGGACGCGCGCACGACGATGCGGCTCCTCCGGTTCGTGGGGGCGCTCGAGCGGGGCGAGCTCGCGCGGGGCGAGCGGCTGCACGTGCTCGCGGAGTTCGCCTCGGTGCAGAAGGGCGAGCACGCGCGCAGGCTCGTGGACGCGAAGAGATGCGGGTTCGCCTCCGCGGATCGGCTGCGGCTCTCGCTCGTGAGCACCGACCGGATCAAGAACTACTTCATGGTGCACAGCGCCTTCGTGCCGGGCGTGACGGCGCTCTACGACGAGATCCTCGGCGAGTACGGGCAGGAGATCGTGCGGCTCGAGCCGGGCGCGCTCGCGGCCGTCGCGAAGGGCTCGGCGCGGTTCGACGAGCTGCGGGAGGCGCTCGCGCCGAGGCAGGTGATCCCGATCGCGATCGAGCTCCGGAGCGCGGACGCGAAGGAGAACGAGCCGCTCGAGGTGCTGCTCAACCCGCCGCGGGATCGGGTCTTCGATCTGTCGGAGATCGTGGCGCTCTACGCGCTCGCCGAGAGCCGTGATCTCGAGGAGCCGGAGCTCCGGGCGGTGCGCGACCGACCACCCGCGTTCCGCCGGGCCGGGCTCCCGTCGGACGCGGGCGTCGCTTGA
- a CDS encoding ATP synthase subunit I yields the protein MTNLVLRALLYSSLGFALGWAHAKAIAEGERIFRETGERARPTVIFVLRLVLLCVAFGVIGKAGSMPFLAALLGFVVARLVRRRTSNAPNK from the coding sequence ATGACGAACCTCGTCCTCCGCGCGCTCCTTTACTCCTCCCTCGGATTCGCGCTCGGCTGGGCGCACGCGAAGGCCATCGCCGAAGGTGAGCGGATCTTCCGGGAGACGGGCGAGCGGGCGCGTCCCACGGTCATCTTCGTGCTCCGCCTCGTCCTGCTCTGCGTCGCATTCGGCGTGATCGGCAAGGCGGGGTCGATGCCATTCCTCGCGGCGCTCCTCGGCTTCGTCGTCGCGCGGCTCGTTCGCCGTCGCACATCGAATGCGCCAAATAAGTGA
- a CDS encoding serine/threonine-protein kinase, translated as MRTGDVVDGRFAILERAGVGGMGSVYRALDRQTTKLVAIKVLHAPDTTSQARFLKEAKALAGLEHPHIVRYVTHGISPDGEPYLVMEWLEGESLDRRLAREPFRLEECLDLARRLAVALGAAHTRGVVHRDVKPSNVFLVDGVIDKVRLLDFGIARLDDVSSGLTRTGNVLGTPGYMAPEQARGDKRYVDARADVFSLGCLLYECLTGEPPFNGPHPMAIITKLLAEEAPRLRASRHDVSEALDALVARMLSKEPGARPADGAAVAAALDALASLKSVEPPPPSIRSRPSYADVFPSIPPSSPPSSDPTLGMAATMPGLSSLRELSEQAGQRPSSPPPEPRSSRMVDLPPPSVSPASDRRWFERLPRPAGRSQFRVKGIAYKGLLHYVSTRLDGGMQSLANTFRDPVLREYLGQPFLASSFYDFFPLVAASAGCAALVGVQLEVFAQGQGRAQAKYDAEHAYRSFVQGRSIDDFPSRFRLIATRYYDFGEWEANSFSPGTITFVQRGIPAWSIPWYSPLQSGYISTLVHLVSGKPASVTVYPTRRDGVSEGMQTVILEMDVSY; from the coding sequence ATGCGCACGGGAGACGTCGTTGACGGACGCTTCGCCATACTGGAGCGCGCCGGCGTCGGCGGCATGGGATCCGTGTATCGAGCCCTCGATCGGCAGACGACGAAGCTCGTCGCGATCAAGGTCCTGCACGCGCCGGACACGACCTCGCAGGCCCGCTTCCTCAAGGAGGCCAAGGCGCTCGCGGGGCTCGAGCATCCGCACATCGTCCGCTACGTGACGCACGGCATCTCCCCCGACGGCGAGCCGTACCTCGTGATGGAGTGGCTCGAGGGCGAGAGCCTCGACCGGCGCCTCGCCCGCGAGCCTTTTCGCCTCGAGGAGTGCCTCGACCTCGCGCGGCGCCTCGCCGTGGCCCTCGGCGCCGCCCACACGCGCGGCGTCGTCCACCGCGACGTCAAGCCGAGCAACGTCTTCCTCGTCGACGGCGTGATCGACAAGGTCCGCCTGCTCGATTTCGGCATCGCCCGCCTCGACGACGTCTCGAGTGGCCTCACCCGCACCGGCAACGTCCTCGGCACCCCCGGGTACATGGCGCCCGAGCAGGCCCGCGGGGACAAACGGTACGTCGACGCGCGGGCCGACGTCTTTTCGCTCGGCTGCCTGCTCTACGAGTGTTTGACGGGTGAACCACCCTTCAACGGCCCGCACCCGATGGCCATCATCACGAAGCTACTCGCGGAGGAGGCGCCGCGCCTGCGCGCGAGCCGCCACGACGTCTCGGAGGCCCTCGACGCCCTCGTCGCCCGCATGCTCTCGAAGGAGCCCGGCGCGCGCCCCGCGGACGGCGCTGCGGTCGCCGCCGCGCTCGACGCCCTCGCCAGCCTGAAGAGCGTCGAGCCGCCGCCGCCCTCCATCCGCTCGCGCCCCTCGTACGCGGACGTCTTCCCCTCGATCCCGCCCTCGTCCCCGCCCTCGTCCGATCCGACGCTCGGCATGGCGGCGACGATGCCGGGCCTCTCCTCGCTGCGCGAGCTGTCCGAGCAAGCCGGGCAGCGCCCCTCGTCGCCGCCGCCCGAGCCTCGATCGAGCCGCATGGTCGACCTGCCTCCGCCGAGCGTCTCTCCCGCGAGTGATCGCCGCTGGTTCGAGCGCTTGCCGCGGCCCGCGGGCCGGAGCCAGTTCCGGGTCAAGGGCATCGCCTACAAGGGCCTCCTTCATTACGTCTCGACGCGCCTCGACGGCGGGATGCAATCGCTCGCGAATACGTTCCGCGACCCCGTCTTGCGCGAATACCTCGGCCAGCCCTTCCTCGCGTCGAGCTTCTACGACTTCTTCCCGCTCGTCGCGGCGAGCGCCGGGTGCGCCGCGCTCGTGGGCGTGCAGCTCGAGGTCTTCGCCCAGGGCCAGGGCCGGGCCCAGGCGAAGTACGACGCCGAGCACGCCTATCGTTCGTTCGTCCAGGGCCGGTCGATCGACGATTTCCCCTCGCGCTTCCGGCTCATCGCCACGCGTTATTACGATTTTGGCGAATGGGAGGCGAACTCGTTCTCGCCGGGCACGATCACCTTCGTGCAGCGGGGCATCCCGGCCTGGTCCATCCCCTGGTACTCCCCGCTGCAATCGGGGTACATCTCGACGCTCGTCCACCTCGTCTCGGGCAAACCTGCCTCGGTGACCGTCTACCCGACCCGCCGCGACGGCGTGAGCGAGGGGATGCAGACGGTCATCCTCGAGATGGACGTGTCGTATTAA
- a CDS encoding TonB-dependent receptor, translating to MRRPNRVFLLCAPALATAIVCFGSDALAQGNATISGKVINAATNQPVPDVVVTATSPALQGEEIAVTDKAGNYRLSSLPPGDAYVIRADAGTAYRPYASRPFTLRAGGAALVQIQILPDVVDDSVEILVEVAAPTIDYTTGVKTSVGPEFTRRVPTNPPTGKGGATRSFEGLATIAPGTFTDTYGVSVNGTTSPENGFVIDGLSANDAAFGILGTPLSSEFVREVNVITAGYLPEYGRSIGGVMDVVTKSGSNEFHGSFFSAITPGALEGERNIIPRQGSTIQTNPSLATIQDIGFELGGPILRDKLWFFTGMSLAIQKTRLDRTLNKLLYVENQDGTPVLDDMGNPTPILDPKTGFQRTELLPGTSATRFATSRTYQYIGKLTWKASQDHTVSLSVFGVPQTSGGNGDYPFNLQTGGAGVNITGPYSAFGGISEAFTNNVVLKTSSSFADKKYLLDTTIGWVHGSLVEAAADGSGVADIGTPGTMANIPSVAWRKSTGGRYPITEFETLPAAALAMCAPGGDQEIASLYCPVVNYFTGGPGILRRATQNRVQGRAIFTAIGNLLGQHILKAGVDFEFLDYTSARGMSGGNAFRESADGSYFLDARRFGFLAGPDRPVFLNSFSTTSQSITVGGFIQDSWNIMDRVTLNLGVRYDAQVVTGNDGRIGMTLPNQWSPRVGVIWDPTRKGRAKVFGNFARFYQAITLNLVDRSFPGELQVYSLRGASACDPRNPQHVSGACDDPQNLVTINGSTDPNRKFGAAGSDRVPVDPDIKPQSSDQFVIGGEYELFTGARLGGAYTHQSLNYAVEDMSRDEANTYFIGNPGHGIAKDFPEAVRDYDSFMIFFEKAFANRWLAQASYTASYLRGNLAGLFRPETQQLDPNINSDFDLISLLPNREGPLPGDRTHSIKVFGAKEFVLPGDITVSVGGSYTARSGTPINVLGAHPQYLTGEVFILPRGEGGRTPWVHSIDTNVTAGLKLGKDQAVTFGVDIFNLFNFQAVTGVDSNYTFADVRPIAGGKTSDLPEAQGKLVYWDGEPFRDVDKNPNFGNPAGFQLPRQVRFNARVTF from the coding sequence GTGAGACGGCCGAATCGAGTATTTCTCCTCTGCGCGCCGGCCCTCGCCACGGCGATCGTCTGCTTTGGCAGCGATGCGCTCGCGCAGGGCAACGCCACCATTTCGGGCAAGGTCATCAACGCCGCGACGAACCAGCCGGTCCCCGACGTCGTCGTCACGGCCACCTCGCCCGCGCTCCAGGGCGAAGAGATCGCCGTGACGGACAAGGCAGGCAATTACCGCCTCTCGAGCCTGCCACCCGGCGACGCGTACGTCATTCGCGCCGACGCCGGCACCGCCTATCGACCTTATGCCTCCAGGCCCTTCACGCTCCGCGCCGGCGGCGCGGCCCTCGTCCAGATCCAGATCCTCCCCGACGTCGTCGACGACAGCGTCGAGATCCTCGTGGAAGTCGCCGCGCCGACCATCGATTACACGACCGGCGTCAAGACCAGCGTCGGGCCCGAGTTCACCCGGCGCGTCCCGACGAACCCGCCGACGGGCAAAGGCGGCGCGACCCGCTCCTTCGAGGGCCTCGCCACCATCGCCCCCGGCACCTTCACCGACACCTACGGCGTCTCCGTCAATGGCACGACCTCGCCCGAGAACGGCTTCGTCATCGACGGCCTCTCCGCCAACGACGCCGCCTTCGGTATCCTCGGCACCCCGCTCTCCAGCGAGTTCGTCCGCGAGGTCAACGTCATCACGGCCGGTTATCTGCCCGAATACGGCCGCTCGATCGGCGGCGTCATGGATGTCGTCACGAAGAGCGGCTCGAACGAGTTCCACGGCTCCTTCTTCAGCGCCATCACCCCCGGCGCGCTCGAGGGCGAGCGCAACATCATCCCTCGCCAGGGCAGCACCATCCAGACCAACCCGAGCCTCGCGACCATCCAGGACATCGGCTTCGAGCTCGGCGGCCCCATCCTGCGCGACAAACTCTGGTTCTTCACCGGCATGAGCCTCGCCATTCAGAAGACGCGCCTCGACCGCACCCTGAACAAGCTCCTCTACGTCGAGAACCAGGACGGCACGCCGGTGCTCGACGACATGGGAAACCCCACGCCGATCCTCGATCCCAAGACCGGCTTCCAGCGCACCGAGCTCCTGCCGGGGACGAGCGCCACGCGATTCGCCACGAGCCGCACGTATCAATACATCGGCAAGCTCACGTGGAAGGCGAGCCAGGATCATACCGTCTCGCTCTCGGTCTTCGGCGTACCCCAGACGTCCGGCGGCAACGGCGATTATCCGTTCAACCTGCAGACCGGCGGCGCGGGGGTGAACATCACCGGGCCTTATTCGGCGTTCGGCGGGATCAGCGAGGCATTCACGAACAACGTGGTCCTGAAGACGTCGTCGTCCTTCGCCGACAAGAAGTACCTGCTCGACACCACGATCGGCTGGGTCCACGGCTCGCTCGTGGAGGCGGCCGCCGACGGCAGCGGCGTCGCGGACATCGGCACGCCGGGCACGATGGCGAACATCCCGAGCGTCGCCTGGCGCAAGTCCACCGGCGGGCGTTACCCGATCACCGAATTCGAGACCCTCCCCGCGGCCGCGCTGGCCATGTGCGCGCCCGGCGGCGACCAGGAGATCGCGTCGCTTTATTGCCCCGTCGTCAACTACTTCACGGGCGGACCCGGCATCCTGCGCAGGGCCACCCAGAACCGCGTCCAGGGCCGCGCCATCTTCACGGCGATCGGCAACCTCCTCGGCCAGCACATCCTCAAGGCCGGCGTCGATTTCGAGTTCCTCGACTACACGAGCGCCCGCGGCATGAGCGGCGGCAACGCGTTCCGGGAGTCCGCGGACGGCTCCTATTTCCTGGACGCGCGCCGGTTCGGCTTCCTCGCGGGCCCCGACCGGCCCGTCTTCCTGAACTCGTTCTCCACCACCTCGCAGTCCATCACCGTCGGCGGGTTCATCCAGGATAGCTGGAACATCATGGATCGCGTGACCCTGAACCTCGGCGTCCGCTACGACGCGCAGGTCGTCACGGGCAATGACGGTCGTATCGGCATGACCCTGCCGAACCAGTGGTCGCCCCGCGTCGGCGTGATCTGGGATCCGACCCGGAAGGGCCGCGCCAAGGTCTTCGGCAATTTCGCGCGGTTCTACCAGGCCATCACCCTGAACCTCGTCGACCGCTCCTTCCCCGGCGAGCTCCAGGTCTACTCCCTCCGGGGCGCGAGCGCCTGCGACCCGCGAAACCCCCAGCATGTCAGCGGCGCCTGCGACGACCCGCAGAACCTCGTCACGATCAACGGGAGCACGGATCCCAACCGCAAATTCGGCGCTGCCGGCTCCGATCGTGTGCCCGTGGATCCGGACATCAAGCCTCAGTCCTCCGATCAGTTCGTCATCGGAGGCGAATACGAGCTCTTCACCGGCGCGCGTCTCGGCGGCGCTTACACGCACCAGTCGCTCAACTACGCGGTCGAGGACATGAGCCGCGACGAGGCGAACACCTACTTCATCGGCAACCCGGGCCACGGCATCGCCAAGGACTTCCCCGAGGCCGTCCGCGATTACGACTCGTTCATGATCTTCTTCGAGAAGGCGTTCGCGAACCGCTGGCTCGCGCAGGCGAGTTACACCGCGTCTTACCTCCGCGGCAACCTCGCCGGCCTCTTTCGGCCCGAGACCCAGCAGCTCGATCCGAACATCAACTCCGATTTCGACCTCATCTCGCTCCTGCCGAACCGCGAGGGCCCGCTCCCCGGCGACAGGACCCATTCCATCAAGGTCTTCGGCGCGAAGGAGTTCGTGCTCCCGGGCGACATCACGGTGAGCGTCGGCGGCAGCTACACCGCCCGCTCGGGTACGCCCATCAACGTCCTCGGCGCGCACCCGCAATACCTCACGGGCGAGGTCTTCATCCTGCCGCGCGGCGAGGGCGGGCGGACGCCGTGGGTCCATTCGATCGACACGAACGTCACGGCGGGCCTGAAGCTCGGCAAGGACCAGGCCGTCACCTTCGGCGTCGATATCTTCAACCTCTTCAACTTCCAGGCCGTCACCGGCGTCGATTCGAATTACACGTTCGCCGACGTCCGGCCCATCGCCGGGGGAAAGACGTCCGATCTCCCGGAGGCGCAGGGCAAGCTCGTGTACTGGGACGGCGAGCCGTTCCGGGACGTCGACAAGAACCCCAACTTCGGCAATCCCGCGGGCTTCCAGCTCCCGCGCCAGGTCCGCTTCAACGCCCGGGTGACCTTCTAA
- the grxD gene encoding Grx4 family monothiol glutaredoxin translates to MNLSEPLKQRIEALVRSDRVVLFMKGSRRFPQCGFSGAVVQILDEVIETYTTVNVLEDPEIREGVKAYASWPTIPQVYIDGEFVGGADIVREMRESGELAQKLGGAKGGEPKALTLTLSEAAKRAVVEAAKDADPGELLRFEVSPRFEYGLFFGPRAPGDVEVDAGGITVLVDAASARRADGVRVDFVEGPEGAGFKIDNPNEPPRVRQLSVRKLKEMLDAGESFELVDVRTERERAIAWIEQAKLLDQAELERLSALPRDTAIVFHCHHGGRSRSAAEAFVGRGFSRVYNLEGGIDAWAVVIDPSVARY, encoded by the coding sequence ATGAATCTCAGTGAACCGCTCAAGCAGCGTATCGAGGCGCTCGTCCGCTCCGACCGCGTCGTGCTCTTCATGAAGGGCTCGCGCAGGTTCCCGCAATGTGGGTTCTCCGGCGCCGTCGTGCAGATCCTCGACGAGGTGATCGAGACATACACGACGGTGAACGTCCTCGAAGATCCCGAGATTCGCGAGGGCGTCAAGGCGTACGCGAGCTGGCCCACGATCCCGCAGGTTTACATCGACGGCGAGTTCGTCGGCGGGGCCGACATCGTCCGGGAGATGCGCGAGAGCGGCGAGCTCGCGCAGAAGCTCGGGGGCGCGAAGGGCGGCGAGCCGAAGGCGCTCACGCTCACGCTCTCGGAGGCGGCCAAGCGCGCGGTCGTCGAGGCCGCGAAGGACGCGGATCCGGGCGAGCTGCTCCGCTTCGAGGTGAGCCCCCGCTTCGAGTATGGCCTGTTTTTTGGCCCGCGCGCCCCGGGCGACGTCGAGGTCGACGCGGGCGGCATCACGGTGCTCGTCGACGCGGCGAGCGCGCGCCGGGCGGACGGGGTCCGCGTCGATTTCGTGGAGGGGCCGGAGGGCGCGGGCTTCAAGATCGACAACCCCAACGAGCCGCCGCGCGTCCGTCAGCTCTCCGTGCGCAAGCTGAAGGAGATGCTCGACGCCGGCGAGAGCTTCGAGCTCGTCGACGTGCGCACCGAGAGGGAGCGCGCGATCGCGTGGATCGAGCAGGCGAAGCTGCTCGATCAGGCCGAGCTCGAGCGGCTCTCCGCCCTGCCCAGGGACACGGCGATCGTCTTCCATTGCCATCACGGCGGCCGGAGCCGCTCGGCGGCCGAGGCGTTCGTCGGGCGAGGTTTCTCCAGAGTGTACAATCTGGAGGGGGGCATCGACGCCTGGGCGGTCGTCATCGACCCCTCGGTTGCGCGATATTGA